A genomic segment from Rosettibacter firmus encodes:
- the ftsA gene encoding cell division protein FtsA, with the protein MKKNIIAGLDLGTTKVCAVIAEQAENSINILGFGVAPSEGLNRGLVANISKTAEAINQAMNVASNRAGISIKELNVGVAGEHITSLRHRNYVTINNPDHEITREDLERLESDVKTIRIPSDRQILHIIPEEYFVDYQGGIDDPIGLCGSRLEAVNHVVLASIPAMENIRKSVERAGYSVKNYILQPIASSISVLEENEKDLGVLLIDIGGGTTDLAIFHRKAIKHTKVIGVAGNQVTNDIRETLGIVTADAEKIKKEYGYAIESAIIKDEDIYLKGVGARGNIKIPISLLTQIISVRMRELFTLIDNELRVSGFKNKIKAGVVLTGGGSLLRGCVELAEDVFGLPARIGVPLELGEGLSHEIESPEFATVAGLVKGLPGMMQEESKVEVKKLKKEKKFKPGKYFKKIQEFFENL; encoded by the coding sequence ATGAAAAAAAATATTATTGCAGGACTTGATTTAGGAACAACAAAAGTTTGTGCAGTTATAGCAGAGCAAGCAGAAAATAGTATTAATATACTTGGATTTGGTGTAGCACCATCAGAAGGATTAAATCGCGGTCTTGTTGCAAATATTTCAAAAACCGCAGAAGCTATTAATCAAGCAATGAATGTAGCTTCCAATAGAGCAGGTATTAGTATTAAAGAATTAAATGTTGGAGTTGCTGGCGAACATATTACAAGCTTGCGTCATAGAAATTATGTAACAATTAATAATCCAGACCATGAAATAACAAGAGAAGATCTTGAGAGACTTGAATCTGATGTTAAAACAATAAGAATTCCATCGGATAGACAAATACTTCATATTATTCCAGAAGAATATTTTGTTGATTATCAAGGTGGTATTGATGATCCCATTGGTTTATGTGGTTCACGTCTCGAAGCTGTAAATCATGTTGTTCTTGCATCAATTCCTGCAATGGAAAATATTAGAAAATCTGTTGAACGTGCTGGATATTCTGTTAAAAATTATATCCTTCAACCAATAGCATCTTCAATATCTGTACTTGAAGAAAATGAAAAAGATCTCGGTGTACTTCTTATTGATATTGGTGGTGGTACAACTGATCTTGCAATTTTTCATCGTAAAGCAATTAAACATACAAAAGTTATTGGTGTGGCTGGTAATCAGGTAACAAATGACATACGAGAGACTCTTGGAATTGTAACTGCAGATGCAGAAAAAATTAAGAAAGAATATGGTTATGCAATTGAAAGTGCAATTATAAAAGATGAAGATATTTACTTAAAAGGTGTTGGTGCAAGAGGCAATATCAAAATTCCTATTTCATTGTTAACTCAAATTATTAGTGTTAGAATGAGAGAGCTATTTACTTTAATAGATAATGAACTTAGAGTTTCTGGTTTTAAAAATAAAATTAAAGCTGGTGTGGTTTTAACTGGTGGAGGTTCTCTATTGAGAGGTTGTGTTGAACTTGCTGAAGATGTCTTTGGATTACCTGCGAGAATTGGTGTACCACTGGAATTAGGTGAAGGTTTATCTCATGAAATTGAAAGTCCAGAATTTGCAACTGTAGCTGGATTGGTAAAAGGACTTCCTGGAATGATGCAGGAAGAAAGTAAAGTTGAAGTAAAGAAACTAAAGAAAGAAAAAAAGTTTAAGCCAGGAAAATATTTTAAAAAGATTCAAGAATTCTTTGAAAATTTATAA
- the ftsZ gene encoding cell division protein FtsZ, whose translation MTEYNKHKLRFVTLDREETQKLSAVLKVVGVGGGGCNAIDSMIHRGLSGVEFIAVNTDAQALAKSIAPVKVQIGANITRGLGTGAIPNIGKKAAEEDRDKLTRILDGSDMVFVTCGMGGGTGTGAAPIVASIAKSLGALVVGIVTKPFSWEGKQRMKNAEEGIKELKQYVDSLIVVPNSRILSIIDSATAAVAAFDKPNEILYEATRGIADIITMTGVINVDFADVRTVMKESGQALMGCGIASGENRAVEAAQKAISSPLLEGVSIKGAKNILLNVSGSSNMTMQEVEAGNNIIFEAAGEEANVIFGAVIKEELNDYISYTVIATGFGSNGQSSSLNNLKQDQENKNATKKSFGGIGGFTRSKNEIENTDDLNIPTILRMRGKDPELFPDDNITTGFKANSGSLNQDEDLNPRKKKDDNDEEDSSSFLRKIMD comes from the coding sequence ATGACAGAATACAATAAGCACAAATTGAGATTTGTCACTCTCGATAGAGAAGAAACTCAAAAGCTTTCTGCCGTATTGAAAGTTGTTGGAGTAGGTGGCGGAGGCTGTAATGCTATTGATAGTATGATACATCGAGGATTAAGTGGAGTTGAATTTATAGCTGTTAATACAGATGCTCAGGCACTGGCAAAATCTATTGCACCAGTTAAAGTCCAGATTGGTGCAAACATAACTCGAGGTCTGGGAACAGGAGCTATTCCAAATATTGGTAAGAAAGCAGCAGAGGAAGACCGCGATAAATTAACACGAATTCTTGATGGTAGCGATATGGTTTTTGTTACCTGTGGTATGGGTGGGGGAACAGGAACTGGTGCTGCACCAATTGTTGCTTCAATAGCTAAGAGTCTGGGAGCTCTTGTAGTTGGTATTGTTACAAAACCATTCTCCTGGGAAGGAAAACAAAGAATGAAAAATGCAGAGGAAGGGATAAAAGAATTAAAACAGTATGTAGATAGTTTAATTGTAGTCCCTAACAGTCGGATTTTGAGTATTATTGATTCGGCGACAGCTGCAGTAGCAGCTTTCGATAAACCAAACGAAATTCTATACGAAGCAACAAGAGGTATAGCTGATATTATTACAATGACGGGAGTAATCAATGTAGATTTTGCAGATGTAAGAACAGTCATGAAAGAAAGTGGTCAGGCACTTATGGGATGTGGTATTGCAAGTGGAGAAAACCGTGCTGTAGAAGCAGCTCAAAAAGCAATATCATCACCTTTGCTCGAAGGTGTTTCAATAAAAGGTGCAAAAAATATCCTTCTTAATGTATCTGGTTCTTCCAATATGACCATGCAGGAAGTTGAAGCTGGTAACAATATTATATTCGAAGCTGCAGGTGAAGAAGCTAATGTAATATTTGGAGCAGTGATAAAAGAAGAATTAAATGACTACATTTCTTATACAGTTATAGCAACTGGCTTTGGCTCTAATGGTCAATCAAGTAGTTTGAATAATTTGAAGCAAGATCAAGAAAATAAAAATGCAACGAAAAAATCATTTGGTGGTATAGGTGGATTTACGAGAAGTAAAAATGAAATAGAAAATACAGATGATTTAAATATTCCTACTATTCTTCGTATGAGAGGAAAAGATCCAGAACTTTTTCCAGATGATAATATAACAACAGGTTTTAAAGCAAATTCTGGTTCATTAAATCAAGATGAGGATCTAAATCCCAGAAAGAAAAAAGATGATAATGATGAAGAAGACAGCTCTTCATTTTTAAGAAAAATTATGGACTAA